One Periophthalmus magnuspinnatus isolate fPerMag1 chromosome 8, fPerMag1.2.pri, whole genome shotgun sequence genomic window carries:
- the tob1a gene encoding protein Tob1a has translation MQLEIQVALNFIISYLYNKLPRRRVNIFGEELERQLKQKYEGHWYPDKPYKGSGFRCIHVGEKVDPVVEKAAKESGLDIDDVRNNLPQELSVWIDPYEVSYQIGEKGPVKVLYVDDSGDQVNNTLDLDKEIRNSFNPDAQVFMPINEPLNASPGSSSPSPPFGHSAAVSPTFMPRSTQPLTFTTATFAATKFGSTKMKSSGRNGNANGATGAGNKPAAARTSPTNLGLNVNNLLKQKAMSSSMHSLYGLGLGGHQKSSALSPNAKEFVFPNLQGQANQSSLFPESSLNLNSLPYSNAFDVFAAYGGLNDKSLMEGLNFSLNNMQYSNQQFQPVMAN, from the exons ATGCAGCTAGAAATCCAAGTAGCTCTCAACTTCATCATCTCCTACCTGTACAACAAGCTGCCTCGGCGCCGCGTCAACATTTTCGGGGAGGAGTTAGAGAGGCAACTGAAGCAAAAATATGAGGGCCACTGGTACCCCGATAAGCCATACAAAGGGTCCGGGTTCAGGTGCATCCACGTGGGGGAGAAGGTGGACCCCGTGGTTGAGAAGGCGGCCAAGGAGAGCGGGTTGGACATCGACGACGTCCGAAACAACCTACCGCAAGAGCTCAGCGTGTGGATCGACCCCTACGAAGTGTCCTACCAGATCGGAGAGAAGGGGCCAGTCAAG GTGCTATATGTGGACGATAGCGGTGACCAGGTGAACAACACCCTGGACTTGGATAAGGAGATCCGCAACAGCTTCAACCCGGACGCCCAGGTCTTCATGCCCATCAATGAGCCCCTCAACGCCTCACCCGGGTCCAGCTCACCTTCCCCTCCCTTCGGTCACTCCGCGGCGGTCAGCCCTACTTTTATGCCCCGCTCCACTCAACCTCTCACCTTCACCACGGCAACGTTTGCAGCCACCAAGTTCGGCTCCACTAAAATGAAGAGCAGTGGGCGCAACGGGAACGCCAATGGGGCAACCGGTGCCGGGAACAAGCCTGCCGCGGCGCGTACATCCCCGACCAATCTGGGCCTCAATGTGAACAATCTCCTCAAGCAAAAAGCCATGTCGAGCTCCATGCACTCTCTGTACGGATTAGGACTCGGTGGGCACCAAAAGTCGTCCGCCCTTTCGCCCAACGCCAAGGAGTTCGTGTTTCCGAATTTGCAGGGGCAGGCAAATCAGAGCTCGCTGTTCCCAGAAAGTTCGCTCAACCTCAACTCGCTCCCGTACAGCAATGCCTTTGACGTGTTCGCCGCCTACGGTGGCCTTAACGACAAGTCCCTCATGGAAGGCTTGAATTTCAGCTTGAACAACATGCAGTATTCAAACCAGCAATTCCAGCCAGTTATGGCCAACTAA